One segment of Bradyrhizobium sp. WD16 DNA contains the following:
- the nuoE gene encoding NADH-quinone oxidoreductase subunit NuoE encodes MSVRRLAPKELQPASFEFTPENLAWARAQIAKYPAGRQASAVIPILWKVQEQHDGWVSEPAIRAVADLLDMPYIRVLEVATFYTMFQLQPVGKKAHVQVCGTTPCKLRGADELKKVCEHRIHHEPFHLSADGDFSWEEVECLGACVNAPMVQIWKDTYEDLTPESLNKVLDGFAAGKPPQPGPQNGRQFSAPQGGPTTLKDVAGKAVPVKDKA; translated from the coding sequence ATGTCCGTCCGCCGCCTCGCCCCCAAGGAGCTGCAGCCCGCCAGCTTCGAATTCACGCCGGAAAATCTCGCCTGGGCCAGGGCGCAGATCGCGAAATATCCGGCGGGCCGCCAGGCATCGGCGGTGATCCCGATCCTGTGGAAGGTGCAGGAGCAGCATGACGGCTGGGTGTCGGAGCCGGCGATCCGTGCCGTCGCCGACCTGCTCGACATGCCCTATATCCGTGTCCTCGAGGTCGCGACCTTCTACACCATGTTCCAGCTCCAGCCGGTGGGCAAGAAGGCCCATGTCCAGGTCTGCGGCACCACGCCCTGCAAGCTGCGCGGCGCCGACGAGCTGAAGAAGGTCTGCGAGCACCGCATCCATCACGAGCCCTTCCACCTGTCCGCCGACGGCGATTTCAGCTGGGAGGAGGTCGAGTGCCTCGGCGCCTGCGTGAATGCGCCGATGGTCCAGATCTGGAAGGACACCTACGAGGACCTCACCCCCGAGAGCCTGAACAAGGTGCTCGACGGCTTCGCCGCCGGCAAGCCGCCGCAGCCGGGGCCGCAGAACGGCCGCCAGTTCTCCGCGCCCCAGGGCGGGCCGACCACGTTGAAGGACGTCGCCGGAAAGGCCGTCCCTGTGAAGGACAAAGCGTGA
- the nuoF gene encoding NADH-quinone oxidoreductase subunit NuoF: MLDDKDRIFRNLYGLHDWGLKGARERGAWDGTKSILEKGRDWIINEMKASGLRGRGGAGFPTGLKWSFMPKESDGRPHYLVVNADESEPGTCKDREILRHDPHLLVEGCLLASFAMGAHVCYVYVRGEFIRERERLQAAVDQAYEAKLIGKDNIHGYPFDLYVHHGAGAYICGEETALLESLEGKKGQPRLKPPFPANMGLYGCPTTVNNVESIAVAPDILRRGAAWFAGIGRPNNVGTKLFGISGHVNTPCVVEEAMGIPFRELIEKHGGGIRGGWDNLLAIIPGGASCPLIPAADCHDLIMDFDGTRAVKSSFGTAGVIVMDKSTDVIAAIARISYFFKHESCGQCTPCREGTGWMWRVLSRMVEGRAHKREIDMLLQVTTQVEGHTICALGDAAAWPIQGLIRHFRPEIERRIDAFSRNADPGDVGVLDPARMAAAE; encoded by the coding sequence ATGCTGGACGACAAGGACCGCATCTTCAGGAATCTCTACGGCCTCCACGACTGGGGGCTGAAGGGCGCGCGCGAGCGCGGCGCCTGGGATGGCACCAAGTCCATCCTCGAGAAGGGCCGCGACTGGATCATCAACGAGATGAAGGCCTCGGGCCTGCGCGGCCGCGGCGGCGCCGGCTTCCCGACCGGGCTGAAATGGTCCTTCATGCCCAAGGAATCCGACGGCCGGCCGCACTACCTCGTGGTCAATGCCGACGAATCCGAGCCGGGCACCTGCAAGGACCGCGAGATCCTGCGCCACGACCCCCATCTGCTGGTCGAGGGCTGCCTGCTGGCGAGCTTCGCCATGGGCGCCCATGTCTGCTACGTCTACGTGCGCGGCGAATTCATCCGCGAGCGCGAGCGGCTGCAGGCCGCGGTCGATCAGGCCTATGAGGCCAAGCTGATCGGCAAGGACAACATCCACGGCTATCCCTTCGACCTCTACGTCCATCACGGCGCCGGCGCCTATATCTGCGGCGAGGAGACCGCGCTGCTGGAAAGCCTCGAGGGCAAGAAGGGCCAGCCGCGTCTCAAGCCGCCTTTCCCGGCCAATATGGGCCTCTACGGCTGCCCGACCACCGTCAACAACGTCGAGTCGATCGCGGTCGCGCCCGACATCCTGCGCCGCGGCGCCGCCTGGTTCGCCGGCATCGGCCGGCCCAACAATGTCGGCACCAAGCTGTTCGGCATTTCCGGGCACGTCAACACGCCCTGCGTCGTCGAGGAGGCGATGGGCATTCCGTTCCGGGAGCTCATCGAGAAGCACGGCGGCGGCATCCGCGGCGGCTGGGACAATCTCCTGGCGATCATTCCCGGCGGCGCGTCGTGTCCGCTGATCCCGGCGGCCGATTGTCACGACCTCATCATGGATTTCGATGGCACGCGCGCGGTGAAGTCGAGCTTCGGCACGGCGGGCGTGATCGTGATGGACAAGTCCACCGACGTGATCGCCGCGATCGCGCGCATCAGCTACTTCTTCAAGCACGAGAGCTGCGGCCAGTGCACGCCGTGCCGCGAGGGCACCGGCTGGATGTGGCGCGTGCTGTCGCGCATGGTCGAGGGCCGCGCCCACAAGCGCGAGATCGACATGCTGCTCCAGGTCACGACCCAGGTCGAGGGCCACACCATCTGCGCGCTCGGCGACGCTGCCGCCTGGCCGATCCAGGGTCTGATCCGGCACTTCCGGCCGGAGATCGAACGGCGTATCGACGCCTTCTCGCGCAATGCCGATCCCGGCGATGTGGGCGTGCTCGATCCCGCCCGCATGGCGGCGGCGGAGTAA
- the nuoG gene encoding NADH-quinone oxidoreductase subunit NuoG has protein sequence MTKLLIDGKEVDVPAEYTLLQACEAAGAEIPRFCYHERLSIAGNCRMCLVEVKGSPKPVASCAWGVRDCRPGPNGELPSVSTRSPMVKKAREGVMEFLLINHPLDCPICDQGGECDLQDQAMGYGVDTSRFAENKRAVEDKYLGALVKTSMTRCIQCTRCVRFSTEVCGVPEMGATGRGEDVEITTYLESALSSELQGNLVDICPVGALTSKPYAFAARPWELGKTQSIDVMDGLGSAIRVDTRGREVMRVLPRVNEAINEEWISDKTRHIVDGLRTQRLDRPYVREGGKLRPASWQEAFAVVALKLQHAEAKRIGAVAGDLAAVEEMFALKDLLAQLGSGNLAVQGGAAFDPALGRASYIFNPTIAGLEQADALLIVGSNPRKEAAVLNARIRKRWRTGKLKIGVIGEKADLTYAYEHLGAGTDTLAELAAGRHSFADVLKGAQNPIVLVGAGVTARPDGAAVLAQAAKLAAKIGAVKDGWNGFAVLHAAASTVGALDIGFAPGKGGLGLAQMTTPGSLDVLFALGADEIKIPDGTFVVYIGTHGDRGAHRADVILPGAAYTEKTGIFVNTEGRVQVASRAAFPPGEAREDWAILRALSEVVGRRLAYDSLAALRQAIVKAVPHLGRVDQIAPADAAAVTTLAARGGAIDKAPFKPALEDFYLTNPIARASATMAECSRLAAGRVLTAAE, from the coding sequence ATGACGAAGCTGCTCATCGACGGCAAGGAAGTCGACGTTCCCGCGGAATACACGCTGCTGCAGGCCTGCGAGGCCGCCGGCGCCGAGATCCCGCGCTTCTGCTACCACGAACGGCTGTCCATCGCCGGCAACTGCCGCATGTGCCTCGTCGAGGTGAAGGGCTCGCCCAAGCCGGTGGCGAGCTGCGCCTGGGGCGTGCGCGACTGCCGGCCGGGTCCCAACGGCGAACTGCCGTCGGTCTCGACCCGCTCGCCGATGGTCAAGAAGGCGCGCGAAGGCGTGATGGAATTCCTGCTGATCAACCATCCGCTCGACTGCCCGATCTGCGACCAGGGCGGCGAATGCGATTTGCAGGACCAGGCCATGGGCTATGGCGTCGACACCAGCCGCTTCGCCGAGAACAAGCGCGCCGTCGAGGACAAGTATCTCGGCGCGCTGGTCAAGACCTCGATGACCCGCTGCATCCAGTGCACCCGCTGCGTGCGGTTCTCGACCGAAGTCTGCGGCGTGCCGGAAATGGGCGCCACCGGCCGCGGCGAGGACGTGGAGATCACCACCTATCTCGAAAGCGCCCTGAGCTCGGAGCTGCAGGGCAACCTCGTCGACATCTGCCCGGTGGGCGCCCTGACCTCCAAGCCCTACGCCTTCGCGGCGCGGCCGTGGGAGCTCGGCAAGACCCAGTCGATCGACGTCATGGACGGCCTCGGCTCGGCGATCCGGGTCGATACCCGCGGCCGCGAGGTGATGCGCGTGCTGCCGCGCGTCAACGAGGCGATCAACGAGGAATGGATTTCCGACAAGACGCGGCACATCGTCGACGGGTTGCGCACCCAGCGTCTCGACCGGCCCTATGTCCGTGAGGGCGGCAAGCTGCGGCCGGCGTCCTGGCAGGAGGCCTTCGCCGTCGTCGCCTTGAAGCTGCAGCACGCCGAGGCGAAGCGCATCGGCGCCGTCGCCGGCGATCTCGCCGCGGTCGAGGAGATGTTCGCGCTCAAGGATCTCCTGGCGCAGCTCGGCTCGGGCAATCTCGCCGTGCAGGGCGGGGCGGCGTTCGATCCCGCGCTCGGCCGCGCCTCCTACATCTTCAATCCGACCATCGCCGGCCTCGAGCAGGCCGATGCCCTGCTGATCGTCGGCTCGAATCCGCGCAAGGAGGCGGCGGTCCTCAACGCCCGCATCCGCAAGCGCTGGCGCACCGGCAAGCTCAAGATCGGCGTCATCGGCGAGAAGGCCGACCTGACCTACGCCTACGAGCATCTCGGCGCCGGCACCGACACCCTGGCCGAACTCGCTGCCGGCCGTCATTCCTTCGCCGACGTGCTCAAGGGCGCGCAGAACCCGATCGTGCTGGTCGGCGCCGGCGTGACCGCGCGCCCGGACGGTGCCGCGGTGCTGGCCCAGGCGGCGAAGCTCGCGGCCAAGATCGGCGCGGTCAAGGACGGCTGGAACGGATTTGCCGTGCTGCACGCCGCCGCCTCGACGGTGGGGGCGCTCGACATCGGCTTCGCGCCGGGGAAGGGCGGCCTCGGCCTGGCGCAGATGACGACCCCCGGCTCGCTCGACGTGCTGTTCGCGCTCGGCGCCGACGAGATCAAGATCCCGGACGGCACCTTCGTCGTCTACATCGGCACCCATGGCGATCGCGGCGCCCATCGCGCCGACGTCATCCTGCCGGGCGCGGCCTATACCGAGAAGACCGGCATCTTCGTCAACACCGAGGGGCGGGTGCAGGTCGCCAGTCGCGCCGCTTTCCCGCCGGGCGAGGCGCGCGAGGACTGGGCGATCCTGCGGGCGCTGTCGGAGGTGGTCGGCAGGCGGCTCGCCTACGACTCGCTCGCGGCGCTGCGCCAGGCGATCGTCAAGGCGGTGCCGCATCTCGGCCGCGTCGACCAGATCGCCCCCGCGGACGCCGCGGCGGTGACGACGCTGGCGGCGCGCGGCGGCGCGATCGACAAGGCGCCGTTCAAGCCGGCCCTCGAGGATTTCTACCTCACCAACCCCATCGCGCGGGCCTCTGCGACGATGGCCGAATGTTCACGCCTCGCGGCCGGCCGCGTCCTGACCGCAGCGGAGTAA
- the nuoH gene encoding NADH-quinone oxidoreductase subunit NuoH, with product MTFAEFWTSYLWPLIIMVAQSLLLLVILLVGIAYILLADRKIWAAVQIRRGPNVVGPWGLFQSFADLLKFVLKEPVIPAGSNKGVFLLAPLVSCILALAAWAVIPVNLGWVIADINVGVLYIFAISSLSIYGIIMAGWASNSKYPFLAALRSAAQMVSYEVSIGFVIVSVLLCVGSLNLTAIVEAQNTRFGLFGWYWLPLLPLFVIFYVSALAETNRPPFDLVEAESELVAGFMVEYGSTPYMMFMLGEYVAIATMCAMGAILFMGGWLPPFPIAPFTWVPGVIWFVLKLLFMFFLFAMAKAIVPRYRYDQLMRLGWKVFLPISLAMVVVVAAVLQFGGLAPK from the coding sequence ATGACCTTCGCAGAGTTCTGGACCAGCTATCTCTGGCCGCTCATCATCATGGTGGCGCAGAGCCTGCTGCTCCTCGTGATCCTCCTGGTCGGGATCGCCTACATCCTGCTCGCCGACCGCAAGATCTGGGCGGCGGTGCAGATCCGCCGCGGTCCCAACGTGGTCGGGCCCTGGGGCCTGTTCCAGTCCTTCGCCGACCTTCTGAAGTTCGTGCTCAAGGAGCCGGTGATCCCGGCGGGGTCGAACAAGGGCGTCTTCCTCCTGGCGCCGCTGGTGTCCTGCATCCTGGCGCTCGCCGCCTGGGCGGTGATCCCGGTCAATCTCGGCTGGGTCATTGCCGACATCAATGTCGGCGTGCTCTACATCTTCGCGATCTCGTCGCTCTCGATCTACGGCATCATCATGGCCGGCTGGGCGTCGAACTCGAAATACCCGTTCCTGGCGGCGCTGCGCTCGGCGGCGCAGATGGTGTCCTACGAGGTCTCGATCGGCTTCGTCATCGTCAGCGTTCTGCTCTGCGTCGGCTCGCTCAACCTCACGGCCATCGTCGAGGCCCAGAACACCCGCTTCGGCCTGTTCGGCTGGTACTGGCTGCCGCTGCTGCCGCTGTTCGTGATCTTCTACGTCTCGGCGCTGGCGGAGACCAACCGTCCGCCGTTCGACCTCGTCGAGGCGGAATCGGAGCTCGTCGCCGGCTTCATGGTGGAATACGGCTCGACGCCGTACATGATGTTCATGCTCGGCGAGTACGTTGCCATCGCCACCATGTGCGCCATGGGAGCGATCCTGTTCATGGGCGGCTGGCTGCCGCCATTCCCGATCGCGCCCTTCACCTGGGTGCCGGGCGTGATCTGGTTCGTGCTCAAACTACTGTTCATGTTCTTCCTGTTCGCGATGGCCAAGGCCATCGTCCCGCGCTATCGCTACGATCAGCTGATGCGCCTGGGCTGGAAGGTCTTCCTGCCGATCTCGCTGGCGATGGTGGTCGTGGTTGCCGCCGTCCTGCAGTTCGGCGGACTTGCGCCGAAGTGA
- the nuoI gene encoding NADH-quinone oxidoreductase subunit NuoI, whose protein sequence is MSVATAARSLLLKEFASAFVLAMRYFFKPKPTLNYPFEKGPISPRFRGEHALRRYPNGEERCIACKLCEAICPAQAITIEAGPRRNDGTRRTVRYDIDMVKCIYCGMCQEACPVDAIVEGPNFEFATETREELYYDKAKLLANGDRWEREIAKNIALDAPYR, encoded by the coding sequence ATGAGTGTCGCCACTGCCGCCCGTTCGCTGCTGCTCAAAGAGTTCGCCTCGGCGTTCGTTCTCGCCATGCGCTATTTCTTCAAGCCGAAGCCGACGCTGAACTACCCCTTCGAGAAGGGGCCGATCTCGCCGCGCTTCCGCGGCGAGCATGCGCTGCGCCGCTATCCCAACGGCGAGGAACGCTGCATCGCCTGCAAGCTCTGCGAGGCGATCTGCCCCGCCCAGGCCATCACCATCGAGGCCGGCCCGCGTCGCAACGACGGCACCCGCCGCACCGTGCGCTACGACATCGACATGGTGAAGTGCATCTATTGCGGGATGTGCCAGGAGGCCTGCCCGGTCGACGCCATCGTCGAGGGGCCGAATTTCGAGTTCGCGACCGAGACGCGCGAGGAGCTCTATTATGACAAGGCCAAGCTGCTCGCCAACGGCGACCGCTGGGAGCGCGAGATCGCGAAGAACATCGCGCTCGACGCGCCGTACCGCTGA
- a CDS encoding NADH-quinone oxidoreductase subunit J, whose product MILPALFFYLFAGICVASAVMVIASRNPVHSVLFLILAFVNASGLFMLMGAEFLAMILVVVYVGAVAVLFLFVIMMLDVDFTELRQGFLEYLPVGLLIGAIFLAELLLVAGGWAISPALTRSIAAPIPHNVTNAEALGLVLYTRYLAYFQLAGAVLLVAMIGAIVLTLRHKANVKRQSIPVQNARGKATAMAVRKVPSGQGLQDKDAQEWVR is encoded by the coding sequence ATGATCCTTCCGGCGCTGTTCTTCTATCTCTTCGCGGGCATCTGCGTCGCTTCCGCGGTGATGGTGATTGCCTCGCGCAATCCCGTGCACTCGGTGCTGTTCCTGATCCTCGCCTTCGTCAATGCCTCGGGGCTGTTCATGCTGATGGGCGCCGAGTTCCTCGCCATGATCCTGGTGGTGGTCTATGTCGGCGCGGTGGCGGTGCTGTTCCTGTTCGTCATCATGATGCTGGACGTCGACTTCACCGAACTGCGGCAGGGCTTCCTGGAGTATCTGCCGGTCGGCCTGCTGATCGGCGCGATCTTCCTCGCCGAGCTGCTGCTGGTCGCCGGCGGCTGGGCGATCAGCCCGGCGCTGACCAGGAGCATCGCGGCGCCGATCCCGCACAACGTGACCAACGCCGAGGCGCTCGGGCTCGTGCTCTACACCCGCTATCTGGCGTATTTCCAGCTCGCGGGCGCGGTGCTGCTGGTCGCCATGATCGGCGCCATCGTGCTGACGCTGCGCCACAAGGCGAACGTCAAGCGCCAGAGCATTCCGGTGCAGAACGCGCGCGGCAAGGCCACCGCCATGGCGGTGCGCAAGGTGCCGAGCGGGCAGGGGCTGCAGGACAAGGACGCGCAGGAGTGGGTGCGATGA
- the nuoK gene encoding NADH-quinone oxidoreductase subunit NuoK: MTIGLGHYLSVGAILFTLGILGIFLNRKNVIVILMSIELILLAVNVNLVAFSTFLNDIVGQVFALLVLTVAAAEAAIGLAVLVVFYRNRGSIAVEDINLMKG, encoded by the coding sequence ATGACCATCGGGCTCGGACATTACCTCTCGGTCGGCGCGATCCTGTTCACGCTCGGGATTCTCGGCATTTTCCTCAACCGCAAGAACGTCATCGTCATCCTGATGTCGATCGAGCTGATCCTGCTCGCCGTCAACGTCAACCTCGTGGCGTTCTCGACCTTCCTCAACGACATCGTCGGCCAGGTGTTCGCGCTGCTGGTGCTGACGGTGGCGGCGGCGGAGGCGGCGATCGGACTTGCCGTACTGGTGGTGTTCTACCGCAACCGCGGTTCGATCGCGGTCGAAGACATCAATCTGATGAAGGGCTGA
- the nuoL gene encoding NADH-quinone oxidoreductase subunit L, which yields MIQAIVFLPLLGAVLAGLIALAGAHARNPSGDEMEHGHGHAAPVGADVAAIHNTHAGSAAHGDAHGHDDHAVEPAAAGSRAAELITTALLLASAALSWVMFVDVGFLHHDVRALLLPWIVSGDLNVAWSLRVDTLTAVMLVVVTTVSSLVHLYSIGYMHEDPHRPRFMAYLSLFTFAMLMLVTADNLVQLYFGWEGVGLASYLLIGFWYQRPSANAAAIKAFVVNRVGDFGFGLGIFAIFALVGSTDFETIFAAAPGLSGKTIPMFGWNVDALTLTCLLLFMGAMGKSAQFLLHTWLPDAMEGPTPVSALIHAATMVTAGVFMVARLSPLFELAPTAQAFVMFIGATTAFFAATIGLVQNDIKRIVAYSTCSQLGYMFVAMGAGAYSVGIFHLFTHAFFKALLFLGAGSVIHAMHHEQDIRMMGGLWRKIPFTFFVMCIGTLALTGFPLFAGYFSKDAIIESAYAAHNPFALYAFILTVVAAGLTSFYSWRLVFKTFFGQPHDEHHHEAAHESPLVMLVPLGVLAAGSILAGLPFKELFAGHGIEEFFRESLKMNPEIIDHMHHIPEWATYLPTVMMVGGLLVAVQFYLRSPYLPVELAEQHQGLYRFLLNKWYFDELYEVIFVRSAKWLGRFLWKKGDGFLIDGFGPDGVSARVLDVTRGAVRLQSGYLYHYAFAMLIGVAGLVTWFIFGLGGH from the coding sequence ATGATCCAGGCGATTGTTTTCCTGCCCCTGCTGGGCGCCGTCCTCGCCGGCCTGATCGCACTTGCCGGCGCGCACGCCCGCAACCCGAGCGGCGACGAGATGGAGCATGGCCACGGCCATGCCGCGCCGGTCGGCGCCGACGTCGCGGCGATCCACAACACCCACGCCGGGTCCGCCGCGCACGGCGATGCCCACGGCCACGACGACCACGCGGTCGAGCCGGCGGCGGCGGGCTCCCGCGCCGCCGAACTGATCACCACGGCGCTGCTGCTGGCGTCGGCGGCGCTGTCATGGGTGATGTTCGTCGATGTCGGTTTCCTGCATCACGACGTCCGCGCCCTGCTGCTGCCCTGGATCGTGTCGGGCGACCTCAACGTCGCCTGGTCGCTGCGGGTCGACACCCTGACGGCGGTCATGCTGGTGGTCGTGACGACGGTGTCCTCGCTCGTCCACCTCTATTCCATCGGCTACATGCACGAGGACCCGCACCGGCCGCGCTTCATGGCCTATCTGTCGCTGTTCACCTTCGCCATGCTGATGCTGGTGACTGCCGACAATCTGGTGCAGCTGTACTTCGGCTGGGAGGGCGTCGGTCTCGCCAGCTATCTCTTGATCGGCTTCTGGTACCAGCGTCCCTCGGCCAACGCCGCTGCGATCAAGGCCTTCGTCGTCAACCGCGTCGGCGACTTCGGCTTCGGGCTCGGCATCTTCGCGATCTTCGCGCTGGTCGGCTCGACCGATTTCGAGACCATCTTCGCCGCCGCGCCCGGGCTCAGCGGCAAGACCATTCCGATGTTCGGCTGGAACGTCGACGCCCTGACCCTGACCTGTCTGCTGCTGTTCATGGGCGCCATGGGCAAGTCGGCGCAGTTCCTGCTGCACACCTGGTTGCCGGACGCCATGGAAGGCCCGACCCCGGTTTCGGCATTGATCCACGCCGCGACCATGGTGACCGCCGGCGTCTTCATGGTGGCACGCCTGTCGCCGCTGTTCGAACTGGCGCCGACCGCCCAGGCCTTCGTGATGTTCATCGGCGCGACCACGGCGTTCTTCGCCGCCACCATCGGCCTCGTGCAGAACGACATCAAGCGCATCGTCGCCTATTCGACCTGCTCGCAGCTCGGCTACATGTTCGTGGCCATGGGGGCAGGGGCCTATTCGGTCGGCATCTTCCACCTCTTCACCCACGCCTTCTTCAAGGCGCTGTTGTTCCTCGGTGCCGGCTCGGTGATCCATGCCATGCACCACGAGCAGGACATCCGGATGATGGGCGGGCTGTGGCGGAAGATTCCCTTCACCTTCTTCGTGATGTGCATCGGCACCCTGGCGCTGACCGGCTTCCCGCTGTTCGCCGGCTACTTCTCCAAGGACGCGATCATCGAGTCGGCCTACGCCGCGCATAATCCGTTCGCGCTCTATGCCTTCATCCTGACGGTGGTCGCCGCCGGCCTGACCTCGTTCTATTCGTGGCGCCTGGTGTTCAAGACCTTCTTCGGCCAGCCCCATGACGAGCACCACCACGAGGCCGCCCATGAGAGCCCGCTGGTGATGCTGGTGCCGCTCGGCGTGCTCGCCGCCGGCTCGATCCTCGCCGGCCTGCCGTTCAAGGAGCTGTTCGCCGGTCACGGCATCGAGGAATTCTTCCGCGAGTCGCTGAAGATGAATCCGGAGATCATCGACCACATGCACCACATCCCGGAATGGGCGACCTACCTGCCCACCGTGATGATGGTCGGCGGCCTCCTGGTGGCGGTCCAGTTCTACCTGCGGTCGCCGTATCTGCCGGTCGAACTCGCCGAGCAGCATCAGGGCCTGTATCGCTTCCTGCTCAACAAGTGGTACTTCGACGAACTCTACGAAGTGATCTTCGTCCGTTCGGCGAAGTGGCTCGGCCGCTTCCTGTGGAAGAAGGGCGACGGCTTCCTGATCGACGGCTTCGGTCCGGACGGCGTCTCGGCGCGGGTGCTCGACGTCACCCGTGGCGCGGTGCGGCTGCAGAGCGGCTATCTCTATCACTATGCCTTCGCGATGCTGATCGGCGTCGCCGGGCTCGTCACCTGGTTCATCTTCGGTCTCGGGGGCCACTAA
- a CDS encoding NADH-quinone oxidoreductase subunit M, which produces MTTWPILSVTTFLPILGAVLVWLSRGDDEAAQGNARWIALWTTLITFAVSLILVWRFDPAQPDFQLVDTAPWLTKTIGYRMGVDGISLPFVILTTALMPFCILASWKSVKVRVREYMMAFLLLETLMIGTFAALDLVLFYLFFEGGLIPMFLIIGVWGGPRRVYASFKFFLYTLLGSVLMLLAIMALYWNAGTTDIPTLLHTAVPRSLQTWAWLAFFASFAVKMPMWPVHTWLPDAHVEAPTAGSVILAAILLKMGGYGFLRFSLPMFPLASHDFAPLIYTLSVMAIVYTSLVALMQEDMKKLIAYSSVAHMGFVTMGIFAGTLQGVAGSVFQMISHGIVSGALFLCVGIVYDRLHTREIAAYGGLVNRMPLYAFVFMIFTMANVGLPGTSGFIGEFMTLLGTFKVSTATATFASLGVILSAAYALWLYRKVIFGVLDKASLASIKDLTLREGIIMGPLVALTILFGVYPKPVLDMSSASVQQLVTTYSQAISAVKAASLP; this is translated from the coding sequence ATGACAACCTGGCCCATTCTCTCGGTCACCACCTTCCTGCCGATCCTCGGCGCCGTCCTGGTCTGGCTCAGCCGCGGCGACGACGAGGCCGCGCAGGGCAATGCACGCTGGATCGCGCTGTGGACCACGCTGATCACCTTCGCGGTGTCGCTGATCCTGGTCTGGCGCTTCGATCCGGCCCAGCCGGACTTCCAGTTGGTCGACACCGCGCCGTGGCTGACAAAGACCATCGGCTACCGCATGGGCGTCGACGGCATTTCGCTGCCCTTCGTCATCCTCACCACCGCCCTGATGCCGTTCTGCATCCTCGCGAGCTGGAAGTCGGTGAAGGTGCGGGTGCGCGAATACATGATGGCGTTCCTGCTGCTCGAAACGCTGATGATCGGCACCTTCGCGGCGCTCGATCTCGTGCTGTTCTACCTGTTCTTCGAAGGCGGCCTGATCCCGATGTTCCTGATCATCGGGGTGTGGGGCGGCCCGCGCCGGGTCTACGCCAGCTTCAAGTTCTTCCTCTACACGCTGCTCGGCTCGGTGCTGATGCTGCTCGCCATCATGGCGCTGTACTGGAACGCCGGCACCACCGACATCCCGACGCTGCTGCACACCGCGGTGCCGCGCAGCCTGCAGACCTGGGCCTGGCTCGCCTTCTTTGCCTCCTTCGCGGTGAAGATGCCGATGTGGCCGGTGCACACCTGGCTGCCGGACGCCCACGTCGAGGCGCCGACGGCCGGCTCGGTGATCCTGGCGGCGATCCTGCTCAAGATGGGCGGTTACGGTTTTCTGCGCTTCTCGCTGCCGATGTTCCCGCTGGCGTCGCATGACTTCGCGCCGCTGATCTACACCCTCTCGGTCATGGCCATCGTCTACACCTCGCTGGTGGCCCTGATGCAGGAGGACATGAAGAAGCTGATCGCCTATTCCTCCGTGGCGCATATGGGCTTCGTCACCATGGGCATCTTCGCCGGCACCCTGCAGGGCGTCGCCGGCAGCGTCTTCCAGATGATCTCCCACGGCATCGTCTCGGGGGCGCTGTTCCTCTGCGTCGGCATTGTCTACGACCGCCTCCACACCCGCGAGATCGCGGCCTATGGCGGCCTCGTCAACCGCATGCCGCTCTACGCCTTCGTGTTCATGATCTTCACCATGGCCAATGTCGGCCTGCCGGGCACGTCGGGCTTCATCGGCGAATTCATGACGCTGCTCGGCACCTTCAAGGTCTCGACGGCGACCGCGACCTTCGCCAGCCTGGGCGTGATCCTGTCGGCGGCCTACGCGCTGTGGCTCTACCGCAAGGTCATCTTCGGCGTCCTCGACAAGGCCTCGCTCGCCAGCATCAAGGACCTGACGCTGCGCGAGGGCATCATCATGGGCCCGCTGGTGGCGCTGACCATCCTGTTCGGCGTCTACCCCAAGCCGGTGCTCGACATGTCGTCGGCGTCGGTCCAGCAACTCGTCACCACCTACAGCCAGGCGATCTCGGCGGTGAAGGCCGCCTCGCTTCCCTGA